A genomic segment from Luteolibacter ambystomatis encodes:
- a CDS encoding alpha/beta hydrolase, whose translation MPRLLIKAMKLSVIGTFGGIVLCLLCLSGCQSKFIYFPRPYPANEVDRWSKRPSHQVVDYSTSDGPQKAYLLKWSQNPEHLWIVCGGNGTVALDWSDWISSHGSRKDAWLLIDMPGYGANAGAPGPWSIRRSLKAVVPAAMDSLHWSLPADRGRLRFFGHSLGSAVCLMAAKEYDIRQGVLMSPFTSTMDMTKELIGVPLGFILWHRYDNLARLREIEKAGSGRVVIVHGVDDEIIPVRMARELAAAAPNTTRVVEVRGGHHNDLPEVAPEAIENALKSACEGP comes from the coding sequence ATGCCCCGCCTTCTCATCAAAGCCATGAAACTTTCCGTCATCGGTACCTTTGGCGGCATCGTGCTCTGCCTGCTTTGTCTGAGCGGTTGCCAAAGCAAGTTCATCTACTTCCCGCGCCCCTATCCCGCCAATGAGGTGGATCGGTGGAGCAAGCGGCCCAGCCATCAGGTCGTCGATTACAGCACCAGCGACGGTCCGCAGAAGGCCTACCTGCTCAAGTGGAGCCAGAATCCAGAGCATCTTTGGATCGTCTGCGGAGGGAATGGCACCGTTGCTCTCGATTGGTCGGACTGGATCAGCAGCCATGGTTCTCGGAAGGACGCCTGGCTTCTCATCGACATGCCCGGCTACGGGGCCAATGCGGGAGCACCCGGTCCGTGGTCGATCCGGAGGTCGCTCAAGGCGGTTGTTCCGGCCGCCATGGATTCGTTGCATTGGTCGCTGCCTGCGGATCGGGGGCGGCTGCGGTTCTTCGGCCACAGCCTGGGAAGTGCCGTCTGCCTGATGGCGGCGAAGGAATACGACATCCGCCAAGGCGTGCTGATGTCCCCCTTCACCAGCACCATGGACATGACGAAGGAGCTGATCGGGGTGCCACTTGGTTTCATTCTCTGGCACCGCTATGACAATTTGGCGCGCCTGAGGGAAATCGAAAAGGCCGGCTCCGGTCGGGTGGTCATTGTCCACGGCGTCGACGACGAGATCATCCCCGTCCGGATGGCCCGGGAATTGGCTGCGGCCGCGCCGAACACCACCCGCGTGGTCGAAGTGCGTGGCGGGCATCACAACGACCTGCCGGAGGTCGCTCCGGAAGCCATTGAAAACGCCCTGAAATCCGCCTGTGAGGGGCCCTGA
- a CDS encoding cytochrome c biogenesis protein codes for MNPPPANRNVVVRWVALGFLLAGALLFSSIYLYDKSQQPKPRHIEAYTPWSEDTLKIAESIPVQDGGRIKPLSTYAGFALYQIHGDRSMKIDVPDTSPNAKADKDGKAPHKVITLKPTAWLLDCLFRPEIAVDLPMFRIDNSAVVKALGLETGAKRDRYSFRDLQAGRAKLDELAKTYEVIEAPKREPEQQQTIDLATNVKKLEGLLSYFAFTRGVQMDNPNGPKAAAMSVVMAAAPAVRQALNDAQAQHKEIPEHVKALLEQVIDMANYSKNTLLLFPPDKADDREWTGVGNEIMTVMTQQSADPKRAIDRVQKLENIAVSARAGDAEFRDHLAKFRDLTAGLAKARGEYRAIALEASYYRADWFLYAMVYFLLGTLLAFGMWAAGWNVTGRIFAWATGIVTATGAVYCVIAITQRCIIMERPPIGNLYDTTICIAAAIVILSLLVELLTRKRFALGLAPVIGTALIVLSRLYEVGDAKDHMDPLVAVLRSNYWLTIHVITITMGYCAGLLTALLSHIYVFMRGTGLDYGDRTLRRTLTRAAYGCVCFTLFLSLVGTVLGGVWANDSWGRFWGWDPKENGALLIVLWNLAILHARLGGYLKEWAFHLACMFGSCVVMFSWWHVNFFNTGLHSYGFTSGRGLIWLWYGVEGLLILLGAIGWAIQNTLEHDRRNGMGKQQPTPAGTLVTE; via the coding sequence ATGAATCCTCCTCCCGCCAATCGCAACGTGGTCGTCCGCTGGGTGGCCCTCGGATTCCTGCTCGCGGGTGCCTTGCTCTTCAGCAGCATCTATCTCTACGACAAGAGCCAGCAGCCGAAGCCACGCCACATCGAGGCCTACACACCTTGGTCCGAGGACACGCTGAAGATCGCAGAATCCATCCCGGTGCAGGACGGTGGCCGTATCAAGCCTCTCTCCACCTACGCCGGTTTCGCGCTCTATCAGATCCATGGCGATCGCTCGATGAAGATCGACGTGCCGGATACCAGCCCGAACGCGAAGGCGGACAAGGATGGCAAAGCACCGCACAAGGTAATCACGCTGAAACCCACCGCATGGCTTCTGGATTGCCTTTTCCGTCCCGAGATCGCCGTGGACCTGCCGATGTTCCGCATCGACAACTCGGCGGTGGTGAAAGCCCTGGGGCTCGAAACCGGTGCGAAGCGCGACCGCTACAGCTTCCGCGATCTCCAGGCGGGCCGCGCCAAACTGGATGAACTGGCGAAGACCTACGAAGTGATCGAGGCTCCCAAGCGTGAACCCGAACAGCAGCAGACCATCGATCTCGCGACCAACGTCAAGAAGCTGGAAGGTCTGCTGAGCTACTTCGCCTTCACCCGCGGAGTCCAGATGGACAATCCGAACGGCCCCAAGGCTGCGGCGATGAGCGTGGTGATGGCGGCCGCTCCCGCGGTTCGGCAGGCACTCAACGATGCCCAGGCCCAGCACAAGGAAATCCCGGAGCATGTGAAGGCCCTGCTCGAGCAGGTCATCGACATGGCCAACTACTCGAAGAACACCTTGCTGCTTTTCCCGCCGGATAAAGCCGATGACCGTGAATGGACCGGTGTGGGCAATGAAATCATGACGGTGATGACCCAGCAGTCCGCCGATCCGAAACGGGCCATTGATCGGGTGCAGAAGCTGGAGAACATCGCCGTCTCAGCAAGGGCAGGGGACGCGGAATTCCGCGACCATCTCGCCAAGTTCCGCGATCTCACCGCAGGGCTGGCCAAAGCCCGTGGTGAATACCGGGCGATCGCTTTGGAGGCGTCCTACTACCGCGCCGATTGGTTCCTCTATGCGATGGTGTATTTCCTGCTCGGCACGCTGCTGGCCTTCGGCATGTGGGCGGCTGGATGGAATGTCACCGGCCGGATCTTCGCATGGGCCACCGGGATCGTAACCGCCACTGGCGCGGTCTATTGTGTCATCGCCATCACCCAGCGCTGCATCATCATGGAGCGCCCGCCGATCGGAAATCTTTACGACACCACCATCTGCATCGCCGCCGCCATCGTGATCCTCTCCTTGCTGGTGGAGCTGCTCACGCGCAAACGTTTCGCGCTCGGTCTGGCTCCGGTGATCGGCACCGCGCTGATCGTCCTCTCCCGCCTCTATGAAGTGGGGGATGCGAAGGACCACATGGACCCGCTGGTGGCCGTGCTGCGCTCGAACTACTGGCTCACGATCCACGTGATCACCATTACCATGGGTTACTGCGCCGGCCTGCTGACAGCACTTCTCTCCCACATCTACGTCTTCATGCGCGGCACGGGTCTCGACTACGGGGATCGCACGCTTCGCCGCACCTTGACCCGCGCCGCCTACGGTTGCGTTTGCTTCACGCTGTTCCTGTCGCTGGTCGGCACCGTGCTCGGAGGCGTGTGGGCGAATGACTCATGGGGCCGTTTCTGGGGCTGGGACCCGAAGGAAAACGGCGCGCTGCTGATCGTGCTGTGGAATCTCGCCATCCTCCATGCCCGCCTCGGCGGCTATCTCAAGGAATGGGCCTTCCATCTCGCCTGCATGTTCGGTTCCTGCGTCGTGATGTTCTCCTGGTGGCACGTGAATTTCTTCAATACCGGCCTCCATAGCTACGGCTTCACTTCAGGCCGTGGACTGATCTGGCTGTGGTATGGCGTGGAGGGTCTGCTGATCCTGCTGGGTGCCATTGGTTGGGCGATCCAGAACACCTTGGAACACGACCGCCGGAACGGCATGGGCAAACAACAGCCCACCCCTGCCGGCACCCTCGTCACCGAGTAA
- a CDS encoding phosphatidylserine decarboxylase, whose amino-acid sequence MEPIRYFNRHSGAMETEQVYGEGFLRWAYGTPLGRLSLEAFVKRPFFSKFYGWRMDRAASASKVAPFIRDYGMKVEEFADEPASFRSFNEFFYRRLKPEARPIDAAPVVFPADGRHLGFERATAMEGVFVKGQRFDLEKLLGSRELAARYADGPLVLSRLCPVDYHRFHFPCSGTPSVTETINGPLYSVSPLALRQNLAYLWENKRTITRLETPDLGTVLLLEIGATCVGSIIQTFTPGQPVEKGAEKGCFAFGGSSTITIFEPGRVKLAADLLENSARQVETYARMGTMLASKL is encoded by the coding sequence GTGGAGCCGATCCGATATTTCAACCGACACAGCGGGGCGATGGAGACCGAGCAGGTCTATGGCGAGGGATTCCTGCGCTGGGCCTACGGCACGCCGCTCGGACGGTTGTCGCTGGAGGCGTTCGTGAAGAGGCCGTTTTTCTCGAAATTCTACGGCTGGCGGATGGATCGTGCGGCGTCCGCATCCAAGGTTGCTCCATTCATCCGCGACTATGGCATGAAGGTGGAGGAGTTCGCCGATGAGCCTGCTTCTTTCCGTTCCTTCAACGAGTTTTTCTACCGCAGGCTGAAACCGGAGGCGCGTCCGATCGACGCCGCGCCGGTGGTGTTCCCGGCGGATGGCCGGCATCTCGGGTTCGAACGCGCCACCGCGATGGAGGGCGTCTTTGTGAAGGGACAGCGCTTCGATCTGGAGAAATTGCTTGGTTCTCGCGAACTGGCGGCGCGTTACGCGGACGGTCCGCTGGTGCTCTCACGGCTTTGTCCGGTGGATTACCATCGCTTCCACTTCCCCTGCTCCGGCACGCCTTCGGTCACGGAAACCATCAATGGACCGCTCTACTCCGTGTCCCCCCTCGCGCTGCGTCAGAACCTCGCCTATTTATGGGAGAACAAGCGGACGATCACCCGGCTTGAGACTCCGGATCTCGGTACCGTGCTGCTGCTGGAAATCGGCGCGACCTGCGTGGGTTCCATCATTCAGACCTTCACCCCGGGTCAACCGGTGGAAAAGGGCGCCGAAAAAGGCTGCTTCGCTTTCGGGGGGTCGTCCACCATCACGATTTTCGAGCCAGGCCGCGTGAAACTGGCGGCGGATTTGTTAGAAAACTCCGCCCGGCAGGTGGAAACCTACGCGCGCATGGGCACGATGCTGGCCTCGAAGCTCTGA
- a CDS encoding alpha/beta hydrolase has product MGVLTGLLLLTLVLAVVFQDRIIYIPHPYAAGAVEKWASQTGAKVLDFQTTDGPQHAYLLSRSSSPRHLWVVCGGSGSVSLDWSDWLRDRGPQDDAWLFVDIPGYGANAGSPSPEAIARSVKTSVPLAVEALHWTTDEAGHRLRFFGHSIGAAVCLIAARENDIRQGVLLTPFTSTMEMASAWTGLPLGPLLRHRFDNRERLLEIEAKGGGHVILLHGTRDETIPVSMSRDLAKRAPHTVKLIEIPDGRHNNLPEFAPQEIEKALREAAGDR; this is encoded by the coding sequence TTGGGTGTCCTTACCGGCCTGCTTTTGCTGACGCTGGTTCTGGCCGTTGTTTTCCAAGACCGCATCATCTACATTCCCCATCCCTACGCCGCCGGGGCCGTGGAAAAGTGGGCGAGCCAGACAGGAGCAAAGGTTCTCGATTTCCAAACAACGGATGGTCCGCAGCATGCCTACCTGCTTTCCCGTTCCTCCTCGCCCCGGCACTTGTGGGTCGTGTGCGGCGGCAGCGGCAGCGTGTCGCTGGATTGGTCGGATTGGCTCCGGGATCGTGGTCCACAGGACGATGCGTGGCTGTTCGTGGATATTCCCGGCTACGGAGCAAACGCCGGTTCCCCAAGCCCCGAGGCAATCGCACGTAGTGTGAAGACCAGCGTGCCGCTCGCGGTCGAAGCCCTGCATTGGACAACTGATGAAGCCGGGCATCGCTTGCGTTTCTTCGGCCACAGCATCGGGGCCGCTGTCTGCCTGATCGCGGCCCGTGAAAACGACATCCGCCAGGGCGTGCTGCTCACGCCCTTCACCAGCACCATGGAAATGGCCTCGGCTTGGACCGGATTACCGCTCGGTCCTTTGCTCCGCCATCGTTTTGACAATCGTGAGCGCCTTCTCGAAATCGAGGCAAAAGGCGGCGGCCACGTGATCCTCCTTCACGGTACGCGCGACGAAACCATCCCTGTCTCCATGTCCCGCGATCTGGCGAAGCGTGCTCCGCATACCGTGAAACTCATCGAGATCCCGGACGGACGGCACAACAATCTCCCCGAATTCGCGCCGCAGGAAATCGAAAAAGCACTTCGCGAAGCCGCGGGCGACCGGTAA
- a CDS encoding DUF6799 domain-containing protein — protein MKTTSIALAILPLLTANVMARPFDSIQPTRSGGLSSTSRITTTDRLMKMDDRVVIVRQGRAIPMTAETTLTNGSRVSLDGTLISQSGSRQKLPDCTVLGPDGGRVPDHASRVVMIDGQMMVMRDGATRRMEMSTSLGSGRTVTQDGYLIEGSRKREIPEGAIFTIGSSAR, from the coding sequence ATGAAAACCACCTCCATCGCTCTCGCCATCCTTCCGCTTCTGACTGCGAATGTGATGGCTCGCCCATTCGATAGCATCCAGCCGACGCGAAGTGGCGGTCTTTCGTCCACGTCACGCATCACGACCACCGATCGTTTGATGAAAATGGATGATCGTGTGGTGATCGTCCGTCAGGGACGTGCGATCCCGATGACAGCGGAAACCACGCTTACCAACGGCAGCCGTGTCAGTCTTGATGGCACCCTGATTTCGCAATCCGGTTCGCGTCAGAAACTCCCGGACTGTACGGTGCTTGGTCCGGATGGTGGCCGCGTGCCCGATCACGCATCCCGCGTGGTGATGATCGATGGCCAGATGATGGTGATGCGGGACGGTGCGACCCGTCGTATGGAAATGTCCACTTCGCTCGGCAGCGGCCGGACCGTCACCCAGGATGGCTATCTGATCGAAGGCAGCAGGAAACGGGAGATCCCGGAAGGGGCCATCTTCACGATCGGCTCGTCTGCCCGCTGA
- the glnD gene encoding [protein-PII] uridylyltransferase, which produces MPSSTIHHLKTLHEHANEALKPALQRQLSPAERIALYKRFMKIEEHRIFLKHRAGAGGLEIARNRAELIDVVLSAVLRMTLEDAGDKHVLALVATGGYGRGTLNPRSDIDLLFLVPRASNRLPRPLEEAVQKILYLLWDVGFKVGHACRSIAECVEEAKADQENKTALMDARFIAGDEKLYKEFEKRFDKDCIKKGQGAFFELRRQDLRTRHDRYSRTVFLQEPNVKESCGGQRDYHNIHWVTRVKRGTFDLKKLVEDRLLTATAFQEIEDAYDFLHRVRNELHYATGKGTDQLTLQLQGVVSTNFNYPQRSILRRTEEFMRDYYRHTRNLFQHTTSLMEIFQIEAEDQSDTGGLRSFLTFRKKQREEFDGFIARDGRAYAANPDIFKEDPNRLMRMFQHTQVRGLRLGPPLRKLVKEHWGDIDRPFRYSKANRETFQAILERKGDVARTLRQMHRVGFLGRYLPEFGALDCLVQHEFFHRYTADEHTLRCIEQLDTLTGTDENPKLTLYRRLFHEIEDPYGLYLAVILHDTGRAENVREHIDGSAMLASRLCNRLQIHGTRRTLIMFLVDNHLTFWRTATTRNIEDPDVIAEFASIVKTPALLDALFLFTYADSNGTSPDAWTGWKETLMRQLHSTTRRFLTEGREKYEEALDRERLELRDGVVALMREDYYPDIYRHFELMPPAVFRFRQPAEIVTQVRTIRHFLQRESETGDPFSTCIKWIDHQDKGYTELVLASRDKPLLLEKICCALASEQINILSADFFTRGDGVVVNLLRVCTTNFETVSDLNVRKRILAVFEEILRAESYKPEQYLKRKMNFLKPRTDSGIQVPVRAYVSNDLHPSCTTVEIQALDRIGLLHDLFHAINSHGLNTAHARILTEKGVAMDTLYLTTADGHQVHDHAILRSLEKDLSDLVSRGEAT; this is translated from the coding sequence GTGCCCTCCTCCACCATACATCATCTCAAGACGCTCCATGAACACGCCAACGAGGCGCTGAAGCCCGCCCTCCAGCGGCAGCTTTCTCCGGCGGAGCGGATCGCGCTCTACAAGCGGTTCATGAAGATCGAGGAACACCGGATTTTCCTGAAGCACCGGGCTGGCGCCGGTGGATTGGAGATCGCCCGCAATCGGGCGGAGTTGATCGATGTGGTGCTCTCCGCGGTGCTGCGGATGACGCTGGAGGATGCGGGTGACAAGCACGTGCTCGCGCTGGTGGCCACCGGTGGTTACGGTCGCGGCACGCTCAATCCACGCTCGGACATCGATCTGTTGTTTCTCGTGCCGCGGGCCTCGAACCGTCTCCCGAGGCCTTTGGAGGAAGCCGTTCAGAAGATCCTCTATCTGCTCTGGGATGTCGGCTTCAAGGTCGGGCACGCCTGCCGTTCCATCGCCGAATGCGTGGAAGAAGCGAAGGCGGATCAGGAAAACAAAACCGCGCTGATGGATGCCCGTTTCATCGCGGGGGATGAGAAACTCTACAAGGAGTTCGAGAAGCGTTTCGACAAGGACTGCATCAAGAAGGGCCAGGGTGCGTTCTTCGAACTGCGTCGCCAGGATCTCCGCACCCGTCACGACCGCTATTCCCGCACCGTCTTCCTCCAGGAGCCGAACGTGAAGGAAAGCTGCGGCGGCCAGCGCGACTACCACAATATCCACTGGGTCACCCGGGTGAAGCGCGGCACCTTCGATCTCAAGAAGCTCGTGGAGGACCGCCTGCTCACCGCGACCGCATTTCAGGAGATCGAGGATGCCTATGACTTCCTCCACCGGGTCCGTAACGAGCTCCACTACGCCACCGGCAAGGGCACCGACCAACTCACGCTCCAGCTCCAGGGCGTGGTGTCCACGAACTTCAACTACCCGCAGCGCAGCATTCTCCGCCGCACTGAGGAGTTCATGCGCGACTACTACAGGCATACGAGGAATCTCTTCCAGCACACCACCTCGCTGATGGAGATCTTCCAGATCGAGGCCGAGGATCAATCGGACACCGGAGGACTGCGATCCTTCCTCACTTTCCGGAAAAAGCAGCGCGAGGAGTTCGATGGATTCATCGCCCGAGATGGTCGTGCGTATGCGGCGAACCCGGACATCTTCAAGGAAGACCCGAACCGCTTGATGCGCATGTTCCAGCACACGCAGGTGCGCGGCCTCCGCCTCGGCCCGCCGTTGCGGAAACTGGTGAAGGAACACTGGGGCGACATCGACCGTCCCTTCCGCTACTCGAAGGCGAATCGCGAGACCTTCCAAGCCATCCTCGAACGCAAGGGCGATGTGGCCCGCACGCTGCGCCAGATGCACCGCGTGGGTTTCCTCGGTCGCTATCTGCCGGAGTTCGGCGCGCTCGATTGCCTGGTGCAGCACGAGTTCTTCCACCGCTATACCGCGGACGAGCACACGCTGCGGTGTATCGAACAGCTCGATACCCTCACCGGCACCGATGAGAATCCGAAGCTCACGCTCTACCGCCGCCTCTTCCATGAGATCGAGGACCCCTATGGTCTCTATCTCGCGGTGATTCTTCACGATACCGGCCGTGCCGAGAACGTCCGCGAACACATCGATGGCTCAGCCATGCTGGCATCCCGCCTGTGCAACCGTCTCCAGATCCATGGCACGCGCCGCACGCTGATCATGTTCCTGGTGGACAACCACCTCACCTTCTGGCGCACGGCCACCACCCGCAATATCGAGGACCCGGATGTGATCGCCGAATTTGCCTCGATCGTGAAAACCCCCGCTCTGCTCGATGCGCTGTTCCTGTTCACCTACGCGGATTCAAACGGCACCTCGCCGGATGCGTGGACCGGCTGGAAGGAAACGCTGATGCGGCAGCTCCATTCGACCACCCGCCGCTTCCTCACGGAAGGCCGCGAGAAATACGAGGAAGCGCTTGATCGCGAACGCCTCGAACTGCGCGATGGCGTGGTGGCCTTGATGCGTGAGGACTACTATCCGGACATCTACCGTCACTTCGAGCTGATGCCCCCCGCCGTGTTCCGCTTCCGCCAGCCCGCGGAAATCGTCACGCAGGTCCGCACCATCCGCCACTTCCTGCAGCGCGAATCCGAAACCGGCGATCCATTCTCGACCTGCATCAAGTGGATCGACCATCAGGACAAGGGCTACACGGAACTGGTGCTCGCCAGCCGCGACAAGCCGCTGCTCCTGGAAAAAATCTGCTGCGCGCTCGCTTCGGAGCAGATCAATATTCTTTCCGCCGACTTTTTCACCCGCGGTGATGGCGTGGTCGTGAACCTGCTGCGCGTCTGCACCACCAACTTCGAGACCGTTTCCGATCTCAACGTCCGCAAGCGCATCCTCGCCGTGTTCGAGGAAATTCTGCGCGCCGAGTCCTACAAGCCGGAGCAATATCTGAAACGGAAGATGAACTTCCTCAAACCGCGCACGGACAGTGGCATCCAGGTGCCGGTGCGCGCCTATGTCAGCAACGACCTGCATCCCTCCTGCACCACGGTGGAGATCCAGGCGCTCGACCGCATCGGCCTGTTGCACGATCTTTTCCATGCCATCAACTCCCACGGCCTGAACACCGCCCACGCCCGCATTCTCACCGAAAAGGGTGTGGCGATGGACACCCTGTATCTCACCACGGCGGATGGCCATCAGGTCCACGACCACGCCATCCTGCGTAGCTTGGAGAAGGATCTCTCGGATCTCGTATCCCGGGGTGAGGCGACGTGA
- a CDS encoding cytochrome c biogenesis protein ResB, with protein sequence MEAASTTPKRRESLPVRIFNILSGFGLATILLLLLGLLTWLATLEQVERGLLPTLKKYFDSSSFFFTPELKIMNVNGVQLKFPLPGGYWICLLLFVNLFLGGVIRARKGWRHWGNLISHSGILLLIVAGGVAQWKEVRGNMVLQQGQTSNVAQDYTEFVVEVSEIKDGKPTNIHVIRGQYLDDLQPQTIGSWKWFVRKSNGMDTTGSTPRDFKLPDFPFDLQINGWLSNCQPVAAVERAPEHQELITDGYYLVRKEDEKQAEANTAGCYARVMNRDGTAGEPFILAAASFHGHTVKSGDRVFLIDIHKRYWPMPYQVRLNKFTATFAPNTMKPESFVSEVTRIDDGHEVNATIQMNEPMRNKGLTLYQASYGPQGEQNPAKMYSVLEVVQNPSDQWPKISIAIVTIGLAVQFLLKLFVFIHASIKKA encoded by the coding sequence ATGGAAGCCGCTTCCACCACCCCAAAACGCCGCGAATCCCTGCCAGTGCGGATTTTCAACATCCTGTCCGGATTCGGGCTGGCGACCATCCTGCTGTTGCTGCTCGGGCTGCTGACCTGGCTGGCCACGCTGGAACAGGTGGAGCGGGGGCTGCTTCCCACGCTGAAGAAATATTTCGACTCGTCCTCCTTCTTCTTCACGCCGGAATTGAAGATCATGAACGTCAATGGCGTTCAGTTGAAGTTCCCGCTACCCGGCGGCTACTGGATCTGCCTGCTGCTGTTCGTGAACTTGTTTCTCGGCGGGGTGATCCGTGCCCGCAAGGGTTGGCGCCACTGGGGCAATCTCATTTCCCATTCCGGCATCCTGCTCCTGATCGTGGCCGGTGGTGTGGCCCAATGGAAGGAGGTGCGCGGCAACATGGTGCTCCAGCAAGGACAGACCAGCAACGTGGCGCAGGACTACACCGAATTCGTGGTGGAAGTGTCCGAGATCAAGGACGGCAAGCCGACCAACATCCACGTGATCCGCGGACAATACCTCGATGACCTCCAGCCGCAAACGATCGGCTCATGGAAATGGTTCGTCCGCAAGTCCAACGGCATGGACACCACCGGGTCAACGCCGCGTGACTTCAAGCTGCCGGATTTCCCCTTCGACCTTCAGATCAACGGCTGGCTCTCCAATTGCCAGCCGGTGGCTGCGGTCGAGCGCGCTCCCGAGCATCAGGAACTGATCACCGATGGATACTATCTTGTCCGCAAGGAGGACGAGAAGCAGGCCGAGGCGAATACCGCCGGTTGCTATGCCCGCGTGATGAATCGTGATGGCACTGCAGGCGAGCCCTTCATTCTCGCCGCCGCCAGTTTCCACGGCCATACCGTGAAGTCCGGCGACCGCGTCTTCCTCATCGACATCCACAAGCGCTACTGGCCGATGCCGTATCAGGTGCGCTTGAACAAGTTCACCGCCACCTTCGCGCCGAACACGATGAAGCCGGAGAGCTTCGTCAGCGAGGTGACCCGCATCGATGATGGCCATGAAGTGAACGCCACCATCCAGATGAACGAGCCGATGCGCAACAAGGGGCTCACGCTCTATCAGGCCAGCTACGGGCCGCAGGGTGAACAAAATCCGGCGAAGATGTATTCCGTCCTGGAAGTGGTGCAGAATCCCTCCGACCAGTGGCCGAAGATCAGCATCGCCATCGTGACCATCGGCCTTGCCGTCCAGTTCCTCCTGAAACTGTTCGTTTTCATCCACGCCAGCATCAAAAAGGCATGA